The sequence GCTTGGGTCCGCCGGCTGACGCGGGCCTTGGAGGCCACGCTGCTGCCGCCGGTTTGTGGCGGGTGCGGGCGGCGCGGCGAGTGGCTCTGCCCCTCCTGTACCGCCGCACTGCGTCCGCTCACCGACGCACGGTGCCGCTGCGGGAGACCCGGCACGCGCGGCCGGGTTTGCTCCGTCTGCGCGGAGTGGCCGGATGCGCTGGGACCCATCCGCGCGGCATTCGTGTTCGAGGGGCCGCTGCGGTCATCCATCCACCGTTTCAAGTACCGTGGTGAGTACGCCCGGGGGCGGTATCTCGGCAGCCTCCTGGCTGAAGCCGCCGCGACAGCGCTGGACGGTGTCGCCCTGGACCTCGTCCTGCCGATCCCGCTGCACCCCAGACGCCAGCGCGAACGGGGATTCAACCAGGCCCAGATACTGGCCGAGGCCGTGGCTGCGCGCCTCGGCGTGCCTCTTGGACAGGATCTCCTGCGCATCGTCGACACCCGATCTCAGGTCGGCCTGGACTATGCCGGGCGCCGGGCAAACATGCAGGGCGCCTTTCGCTCCGGTCCGGGCGTGCGGGGCGCGTCGGTGCTGCTGATCGACGACGTCGTCACGACGGGCGCCACGATGGAAGCGGCGGGGCTGGCCCTGCTGGAGGCCGGGGCGCGCCACGTCCGCGGCCTCGCCCTCGCACGCGGCGCGTAGCCCGAGTTGCGGACAGATAGACGGTTCCTCGGTCGGCGGTCTCGACGGAAGCCGCCCGCCGCAGAAGCGGCGGGCGGTCGGGATGAGCGGTCGCGTTCGCGCTGCGCGGTGAACTATTCCATCACTGTCAGCTCGCGCGAGCAGTGGTTGAGGCGCTCGCCGCCCTGCTCGGTGACGACCACGGCGTCCTCGATCCGGACGCCGAAGCGGCCGGGGATGTATATGCCGGGCTCGTCGCTGAAGACCATGCCGACCTGGAGCGGCAGGGTGTTGCCCTCGACCAGGTAGGGCTCCTCGTGGCCGTCGAGGCCGAGGCCGTGGCCGACGCGGTGGATGAAGTACTCGCCGTAGCCGGCGTCGGTGATGACCTTGCGGGCGGCCCGGTCGATGTCCTGGCAGGCGACACCCGGGCGAACAGCAGCCAGCGCCGCCTCGTTCGCGCGCAGGACGATGTCATAGACACGGCGGTATTCGTCGTCGGGCTCGCCGATGTGCACCGTGCGGGTCACGTCCGCGGAGTAATGCTCGTACTTCCCGCCGAAGTCGAAGATGACGGTGTCGCCCGGCTGGATCACGCGATCGCCGGTGATGTGGTGCGGCGCGGCGCTGTTCGGCCCGCTGGCGCAGATGCCGATGCCGTGGATTTCGAGCCCGTGCTTGGCGCGCAATTCGGTCAGCTCCTCGGCTGCCTGCCGCTCGGTCTTCCCGGTGAGCCGCGCCGTGGCGACGAACTCCTCCCAGGCGGCGTCGGCCATGGCCGCTGCCCGGCGCAGTCGGTCCAGCTCTTCCCGGTCCTTGACCATGCGCAGTTCCCGCAGCACGCTGGTGCCGCTGATGAAGGTCGCGTCGGGGATCACCTCCAGCATCCGCACCAGGAAGACGGCCCACATCTGGTCGCTGACGGCGATGGTGGGGCGGGGGACGGAGCGCACGATGTCGCCCACGAGGTCCACCGGCTGCACTGTCTCCTCCCAGGTACGGATGTCGACCAGTGAGGCCTGGGCGTCGGCCCGCGAGCGCTCGAGCACCGGGACTACGAACTGCGGGCGTCCGGTGCGCGGGATGATCAGCAGGGCGAGTCGCTCGCTTGGGTGGGCCGGGTAACCGAAGAGGTAGATCAGGTCCGACGACGGGGCGACGAACAGGAAGTCGATGCCCCGCTCCGCCAGTAGCCGCTGAGCCGCCTCGATCCGCCGTGCGAGTACCGTCGTGTCCATCAGGTGCCGCTCCTCTCGCGCTGCGCCGCTCCTTCGCGCCATTTCCTGGGCACTATACACCGATTCCGGCTGGTTAGGGGTTGGGTGAGGGCTGAATCGGCGGGGTGTGAGGAACCCCTCACCTCAACCCCTCTCCTGCAAGGGGAGAGGGGAGCGGGACGCATGCCGGGTGACGCATAACATTCCCCCTCTCCCAACCTTGGGAGAGGGGGGCAGGGGCTGAGGGCCTTCTCCGCTACCGGCGGCGCTGGCGGGGGTCGAAGGCGTCGCGCAGGCCGTCGCCCACGAGGTTGAAGCTGAGCACGGTGAGGAAGATGGCCATGCCCGGGAAGACGGTCTCCCACCAGGCCTTCTGCATGTTCACCCGGCCGTCAGCCAGCATGCCGCCCCAGGAGGGCGTCGGCGGCTGGGCGCCGAGTCCCAGGAACGACAGGCCGGACTCCAGCAGGATGGCGAAGCTCAGCCAGAGCGTGAGCTGGACGATGATGACGGCGAGGACGTTGGGGAGGACGTGGCGCACCATGATACGGAGGTTCGGCGCGCCGATGGCCCGCGCGGCCAGGATGAAGTCCTGTGCTTTGACCCGCAAGAACTCGCCGCGGACAAGCCGGGCGGTGCTCATCCACGAGGTCAGTCCGATGACGATCATGGTTGTCTGCAAGCCTGGTTTGAAGAGGGCAGCCGCAGTCAACAAGAGGAAGAAGCCGGGGATGGCGAGCATGATGTCGGTGAAGCGCATGATGAGGTTGTCCACCAGGCCGCCGAAGTACCCGGCGATCGCGCCGAGGGTCACCCCGATGACGATGATCATTCCCGCTGAGACGAGGCCCACGGAGAGCGAGACCCGCGAACCAACGATGACCCGGCTGAAGACATCCCGCGTCTGCCGGTCGGTGCCGAACCAGTGTTCAGCGCTGGGAGGATGGAGTGGCTTGCCGCGGTTGAAGGCCGCATAGTCCTGGGGCGCCAGCGCGGTAGCGAAGATAGCCACCAGATAGAGGAGAATGACGACCACACCTCCGGCGACCGCCAGGCGGTTTCGCCGGAAGTTGCGCCAGACGATCCGGGCCTGCGACTCCGGCTTCCGGGCGAGCCGCTGGAACTCGACGGTGGTGCGAGCCGCGGTTTCCTGCATCGACACTCTCCGAATACCTCGCTCGATCCGTACTGCCTTGCTCGGCTGCCCGGCTCCTACGAGAAGGTAATCCGCGGGTCAAGGATGGCGTACAGGACGTCGACGATCACGTTGATGACCAGGATGGCGGCGCCGGTGAGCAGCGTCAGAGCCAGGATCACCGGGTAGTCCCGCTGTAGGATGGCCTGGTAGCCAAGGTGGCCGAGCCCCGGCCAGGCGAAGACGGCCTCCACGATCACTGACCCGCTGAGCAGCCGCGGGAGCTGGTTCCCCACCACGGTGACCATCGGCACGAAGGCATTCCTTAGCGCGTGGCGGAAGACCACCGCGCGCTCCGCCAGCCCTTTCGCGCGTGCCGTCGTGATGTAGTCCTGATGGATCACCTCCAGCATGCTGGAGCGCATGAAGCGGGTGAAGATGGCGATGGTCGGGATCGCCAGCACGGTCGCCGGGAGAACGAAGTAGGACAGCTTCTCGACGAACCCTTCGGCCTCCGGGCCGGCGGTCGAGGCAGGGAGCCAGCCGAGCCGCACCGCGAAGAAGAGCTGAAGCATGAGGGCCAGCCAGAAGTCCGGCAGGGCGAGGCCGAGGAAGGCGCCGCCGGTCGCCAGGTTGTCAACCAGCGAGTACTGACGCCGGGCGGAGATGATCCCCAGCGGTATCGCCACGGCGAGTGAGATGCTGATCGCGAGAGCCTGGAGTTTGACCGTGTTGGAGAGACGTTCCCCGATCAGGGTGATGACCGGCTTCCGGTTGAACGTGTAGGCCGTGCCGAAGTCGAAGCGGGCCACCTTCGAGGCCCAGATGCCGTACTGGACCGGGAGCGGCTTATCGAGCCCGAGGTTCTTGCGAACCTGCTCCACTACCGTCGGGTCGAACGACTGCTCGGAGACGAAGGCCAGCGCGGGATCGCCCGGCGCCAGGTGGATGATGGTAAACACCACCATGCTCAACCCGACCAGGAGCGGGAACAGCAGAAGGATGCGCCGCACGATGTAGTTGCGCGTACTCGCTGACACCGTGACATCCGTTTCCTCTGCACCTGCCGCGTCGGGACGAACCCGCGCGGCAAGACCGTGAGGGACGGCCAGCTACAGGCGGCGGGGGGGCGGGCGTCTGCCCTGCTGCCCCCGCCTGCGCCCGGCGCGCGCCGGCTGCCGGGCTACTCGACCCTCGTCCAGTTATGGAGATCCTGGAACAGGGAGATGATGTTGTTGACGTAACCCTGATAGTCCTTGGTTACGACGTAGATGAACGGCCGGTCCCACGCGTAGAAGACCGGGACATCCTCGAGCAGGATCTCCTGCGCCCGGGCGTAGATCCGGGCACGCTCCTCGATGTCGAAGGTCGTGCGGCCTTGCTGCATCACCTCGTCGAACTCGGGGTTCGAATAGCCGAAGACGTTGCGGGCCTTGCCGGTGCCCAGGGCGTCGAAGAGCTCGTCCGGATCGTAGGTCGCCCCGGCCCAAGTCGGGCAGATCACGTCGAACGTGCCCTGGGTTCCCGCCTCGACCACCTGGGACCACTCCTTGAGGTCCGGCTGCACGTTGATACCGATCTCCGCCAGCGACTGCTGGGTGAAGGTGAGCCAGTCCTCGCGCAGGTGGTTGCCGGCGTTGGTTGTGAACGTTAGCGTCAGGCCCGTGGCACCGGCCTCCTCGACGAGGCGCTTTGCCTCGGCCGGGTCGTACGGGATCGGCTCCAGTCCCTCGTGGTAGGCCCAGCTCCCGCGGGCGATCGGGCCGTTGGCCGGCGTCCCCAGACCGAGCAGGAAGTCGCTGGCGAACGTTTCGGTGTCGAGCGCCATGGCGATCGCGCGGCGGATGCGCTTGTCGCGCAGGGCCTCGTTGTGGTTCTGGCCGAAGCTCCAGCCGTTGATGTCCTTTCCGGGTGGGACCGTGAGAACTACGAGGTTCTCTTCCTGGTTGAGCTCCTCGGCCTGGGTCGGCTGGGCGTAGTCGGTCCCGTGGATCTGGCCCGTCTGCAGGGAGATGACGAGTGTCTGGGCATCCGGGATCACGCGGTGGGTGAACCCGTCGAGGTAGGGCTTGCCTTCCTCCCAGTAATACTCGTTGCGGACCGCCACGAAGTCCTGCCCGGTGGACCAGGACTGGAAGGCGAACGGACCGGCGCCGACCGGGTTCTGGAAGAACGGATCCTCCCGCAGGTCCTTGCCCTCGAGCAGGTGCTTCGGCAGGGGACGCAGGTGCCGCAGGTTCACCAGGAAGGCGGCGAAGGGCTCTTCGGTCGTGATCTTGATCGTCTTGTCGTCGACGACCTGGATGCCGCTCACCGAGTCGGCCGTGCCCTCGTTGTAGGCCTGGGCACCGGCGATGGGGAGGAACCGTGCCAGGTGCGGGCTGGCTGTCTCCTTCTTGAGAAGGGCATGGAGGGTGAACTCGATATCCGCGGCCGTGAGTGGCGTGCCGTCGCTGAAGGTGACGCCGTCCTGGATGGTGAAGGTGTATTCGCGGCCGTCGTCGGAGACGGTCCACTCCTTGGCGATGCCCGGCACAGGCTTGAGCGTTTCCGGATCAAGCTGGACGAACTCGCCGAACATCATCCTGCAGCGCCAGGTACCCTCGGTCTCGTTGACGAGCAGGGGGTTGATGGTCTGGGCTTCGCCGAGCGTGCCGATGATGATCGTGCCCCCACGCGAACCGCTCCCCGACGGCGGCTGGGTGCCACCGGTCGTCGGCGAACCGGGCACGCTCGTGGCCGTGGTGCTGCCCCCGGCGGGAGCGGTGGCCTCGGCCACATCGTTGTCGGACGCTGCGCCGCAGGCGACAAGGACGGGCAGGACGGTCGCTGCCGCGCTGCCCTGCGCGATCAGCCGCAGGAGTTGCCGGCGGCTGACTCCCTGCCTGCCGAAGTACTCTTCGAGGCGATAGAACTGGCGGACGATGGTCTCCGCGCGCTCCTGTGAAATACGGCGTGCCACGGTCTCCTCCTCTGGTCTTCCGGGCGAACGGGCGGGTCCGCAACCGATCCGAACTGCCGATGAACAGGTGCAACGCTCGTGGTTCGGCGACTCGCCGGGGCGCCGCAATGGCGCGGCGCTCCCGCGGCGAGCCGATTAGCGATCAGACAGAGACACTGGGCGCACGTGTGTCTTCCGCGGCGACTAGATGGGAATAGTCAGGCTCTCGAGATCGCGGGGATAGTAGGTAATCATCTCGATCCCGTCGGGCGTGACCGCGACGGTATCGGAGTGCCGGAAACCGCCCAGGCCCGGCACGTAGATCCCCGGCTCGACGGTGAACACCATCCCCACCTCAATCAACCGATGGTCACCCACGTCCAGGAACGGCGCTTCATGGACGAGTGTGGACTTGGCGTGGCCCGTGTGATGACGCCAGTTCTCCTCCAGGTTGTGCTCCTTGAAGAACCGCATCACCTCCTTGTCGACGGCCGAGCAGGGGATGCCGGGCTTAATCGTGTTGAGGGCGAGCGTCTGAGCCTCCAGCATGAGGTTGAAGTAGCGCTCCTGCTCCGGAGTCGGCTCGCCCATAATCATGGTGCGCTCCAACTCGCTGCCGTACCCCCAGACCGACGCGCCGGCGCCGGTCACGAGGACATCTCCCGGCTTCAGGCGCGCGTTGCTGGTCATGGCGTGCGGGAACGCGGAGTCCTTCCCGATCTGGCCGCGGAAGCCGGCATGCGCACCGGCCCGGCCCCAGGACATCGGCCGGTACTCGGGACCCAGCGTCCGGATCATGGCCTGCGTAGCCTCGTACGACGCGCGCATCGAAATCTCGGTCTCGCTGACCCCGACCTTGCAGTACTCCTGCAGGTACGTGTGGGCCAGGTTGCCCCAGCGCGCGCTCTCACGGATGAGCGCCAACTCCTCCTCGGAGTTGATCATCTGCATGTACTCGATGTCGTCGACCACGGTGATGACCTCGGCGTCCGGCAGCAACTCGCTCACGCGGGGGCCACGGTAGCCGTAGATCCGGCCGTAGCCGTCGCTGTCGACGCCGATCTTGGCGCGACTTAGCCCGAGGTCGACGAGGATGTCCTTCAGAAACTCCATCGGGTGGCGCTCACCCGGATATTCGGGGTAGGCCGTGACGCGATCCACCAGCGCGAAGGTCTCGGCGTGCTCCAACTCGAGGCGGGGCACCAGCAGCGCCGAGGTGTCGCGCGTCAGGATGTACGCGATCGGGCGCTCGGTCGCGATGAAGCCGAAGCGGCTGAAGTACGAGACGTTGTTCGGACCGAAGGCGATCAGCCCGGTAATGCCGCGCTCTCCCAGACGCTCGAGTATCGTGCGCCGACGTCGCAGATACTCTTCGTCGCTGAGGCGCAACTGCGGCATGAGATCGACTCCCTTCTCTTGTGATCCCCGGGTGACTCCTCGCAACACCTGTCACCCAGAATAAGAACGACCACTGCTGGCTGGTCGACCCGGCCCGGAGTGGATTCGGTAATCGATCGGACGCGGGACGGATCCCCTCGGCAATGAGAAACGCCGCTCGGCAGCGCGATCGTGAACAACGTCCCAGCCTCGTGGAAATACCAACGGCCACTCTACAATGGGGCTCTAGAGACTGTCAAGATGCCCGCCGAGCCGCGCGAATCGGCTGGGTATCGCCCGCGGAACGGGCCTCTCGACACCGGTTCGGGACTGTGGTCTACTGCGCGCGGGAGGGCGAGTGAGCGGATGAAGATCGAGACGATCATCCCCGATAGCGCGTTCGAGCAGATCCCGGCGCTGGCGCGACGGCTGGAGGAGCTGGGATTCGACGGCCTCGCGCAGCCGGAGTTGAAGCACCACCCGTTCGTGGCGCTCGCACTGGCGGCGCCGGTGACACAGCGGCTTACGCTGGCCACGTCGGTCGCCATCGCGTTCCCGCGGAGCCCGATGGTGGTTGCCTACCAGGCGCACGACCTGCAACGCCTGTCGCGTGGCCGCTTCGTGCTCGGGCTCGGCACCCAGGTCAAGGGGCACATCGAGCGCCGGTTCAGCACGACCTGGGACTCGCCGGGACCGCGTCTCCGTGAGTACGTGCTGGCGCTGCGGGCCATCTGGAAAACGTGGCAAACCGGGGAGCCGCTCGACTTCCAGGGCCGCTTCTATCGCTTCTCGCTGATGACGCCGGAGTTCGACCCCGGCCCGATCCCGTACCATCCCATCCCGATCGAGATCGCGGCCGTGAACGCCTACAACGCACGACTGGCCGGAGAGATCGGCGACGGGCTGCGGGTCCACCCGATGACGACGCCCGAGTACCTGCGCGACGTCCTCTGGCCGCTGGTGCGGGAGGGGGCTGCCCGGTCGGGGCGCGACCTGCGCGGCTTCCGGATGGTCGGCGGCGGTTTCATTGCCACCGGTGCCGGTGAATCGGAGGTGCGGACCGCCCGCGAGCAGGCGCGCTATCGTATTGCGTTCTACGCCTCGACGCGCACCTATCTGCCGGTGCTGGAGCACCATGGGTGGGCGGAGTTGAACCCGAAGCTGCGTAGGCTGATCGCTGAAAATCGCTGGGATCAGCTCGCCAGCGTCATCCCTGACGAGGTGCTCGACGCCTTCTGCATCAGCGGGACGTACGACACGATCGCCAAGCGTGTGCGCGAGCGCTTGGAGGGGCTCGTAGACGTGCTCCACGTCGCGCCCCCGGCCGATCCGCTGCGGCCCGACGAGCGCTACCTGGCTGCGATTGCTGAGTTGAAGTCGATCACCCCGGCCTCCGCCATGCACGGGAACGACTCATGACGCGGTGCTCCGGCGGCGGGCCTACACGCGGTCCTGACTCGCCCGGTGTCCCCGCCGGTGTCGCTCAGTTCCACCAACCTCTCGCAACCCAACCGTAGACCGGGGCCGTCTTGCGTTGGTGCCGCTGGTCTGCGTCGACCCACCGCACAGCATGGCGGGTCGCCGCAGACCAGTCGCTCCTCGCTACTACGGTTCCGATGACGCTGCGAACCCGCGAACACGATTGACACACATCGGACCGGTGTTACAGTGACCGGTAGAGTCCTACCGGACGCATTCTCACGTTCGTCGTTGCGACGCGACCCGGCTGCTCGGCGCGAGGTCGGCGCCGGGACATCCGGCAGCGTCGGGTGAACGAGGGGGTTTCCTCGATGGATCTCTTCTATACACAAGAGGATGAGGAATTCCGGAGGCGGGTGCGTGCCTGGCTGGAGGAGAACCTGCCGAAGGAACCGTTGGAGACGCTCGAGCAGCAGCGCGCCTGGCACCGAGCGGTGTACGAAGCCGGCTTCCTCGGCATGGGGTGGCCGGTTGAGTACGGTGGGCGCGCTGCCCGGCCGATGGAGCAGGCGATCGTTGGCGAGGAGATGGCGCGGGTCCAGGCGCCGCCGACCCTCAACCCGCTCGGCATCGCCATCGTCGGCCCGACGCTCATCCACCACGGTACCGAGGCGCAGAAGAAGCGCTTCCTGCGGAACATCCTGACTGCCGACGAGATCTGGTGCCAGCTCTTCTCCGAGCCGAACGCGGGCTCGGACCTCGCCAGCCTGCGCACCCGTGCCGTGCTGGAGGGCGACGAGTTCGTCATCAACGGCCAGAAGGTCTGGACGAGCGGCGCGCACCGCGCCGATTGGGGGCTGCTGCTGGCGCGGACCGATCCGGATGCGCCCAAGCACCTCGGCATCTCCTGCATCCTGGTCGACATGCATTCGCCGGGGGTCGAGGTTCGGCCGCTGACGCAGATCAACGGCAGCAACGAGTTCAGCGAGGTCTTTTTCCACAACGTCCGCGTCCCGGCCGAGAACCTGGTCGGGGAGTTGAACGCGGGCTGGCAGATCGCGCAGACGACGCT is a genomic window of Sphaerobacter thermophilus DSM 20745 containing:
- a CDS encoding ComF family protein — encoded protein: MFEGPLRSSIHRFKYRGEYARGRYLGSLLAEAAATALDGVALDLVLPIPLHPRRQRERGFNQAQILAEAVAARLGVPLGQDLLRIVDTRSQVGLDYAGRRANMQGAFRSGPGVRGASVLLIDDVVTTGATMEAAGLALLEAGARHVRGLALARGA
- a CDS encoding M24 family metallopeptidase; translation: MDTTVLARRIEAAQRLLAERGIDFLFVAPSSDLIYLFGYPAHPSERLALLIIPRTGRPQFVVPVLERSRADAQASLVDIRTWEETVQPVDLVGDIVRSVPRPTIAVSDQMWAVFLVRMLEVIPDATFISGTSVLRELRMVKDREELDRLRRAAAMADAAWEEFVATARLTGKTERQAAEELTELRAKHGLEIHGIGICASGPNSAAPHHITGDRVIQPGDTVIFDFGGKYEHYSADVTRTVHIGEPDDEYRRVYDIVLRANEAALAAVRPGVACQDIDRAARKVITDAGYGEYFIHRVGHGLGLDGHEEPYLVEGNTLPLQVGMVFSDEPGIYIPGRFGVRIEDAVVVTEQGGERLNHCSRELTVME
- a CDS encoding ABC transporter permease, which translates into the protein MQETAARTTVEFQRLARKPESQARIVWRNFRRNRLAVAGGVVVILLYLVAIFATALAPQDYAAFNRGKPLHPPSAEHWFGTDRQTRDVFSRVIVGSRVSLSVGLVSAGMIIVIGVTLGAIAGYFGGLVDNLIMRFTDIMLAIPGFFLLLTAAALFKPGLQTTMIVIGLTSWMSTARLVRGEFLRVKAQDFILAARAIGAPNLRIMVRHVLPNVLAVIIVQLTLWLSFAILLESGLSFLGLGAQPPTPSWGGMLADGRVNMQKAWWETVFPGMAIFLTVLSFNLVGDGLRDAFDPRQRRR
- a CDS encoding ABC transporter permease, translated to MSASTRNYIVRRILLLFPLLVGLSMVVFTIIHLAPGDPALAFVSEQSFDPTVVEQVRKNLGLDKPLPVQYGIWASKVARFDFGTAYTFNRKPVITLIGERLSNTVKLQALAISISLAVAIPLGIISARRQYSLVDNLATGGAFLGLALPDFWLALMLQLFFAVRLGWLPASTAGPEAEGFVEKLSYFVLPATVLAIPTIAIFTRFMRSSMLEVIHQDYITTARAKGLAERAVVFRHALRNAFVPMVTVVGNQLPRLLSGSVIVEAVFAWPGLGHLGYQAILQRDYPVILALTLLTGAAILVINVIVDVLYAILDPRITFS
- a CDS encoding ABC transporter substrate-binding protein, whose protein sequence is MARRISQERAETIVRQFYRLEEYFGRQGVSRRQLLRLIAQGSAAATVLPVLVACGAASDNDVAEATAPAGGSTTATSVPGSPTTGGTQPPSGSGSRGGTIIIGTLGEAQTINPLLVNETEGTWRCRMMFGEFVQLDPETLKPVPGIAKEWTVSDDGREYTFTIQDGVTFSDGTPLTAADIEFTLHALLKKETASPHLARFLPIAGAQAYNEGTADSVSGIQVVDDKTIKITTEEPFAAFLVNLRHLRPLPKHLLEGKDLREDPFFQNPVGAGPFAFQSWSTGQDFVAVRNEYYWEEGKPYLDGFTHRVIPDAQTLVISLQTGQIHGTDYAQPTQAEELNQEENLVVLTVPPGKDINGWSFGQNHNEALRDKRIRRAIAMALDTETFASDFLLGLGTPANGPIARGSWAYHEGLEPIPYDPAEAKRLVEEAGATGLTLTFTTNAGNHLREDWLTFTQQSLAEIGINVQPDLKEWSQVVEAGTQGTFDVICPTWAGATYDPDELFDALGTGKARNVFGYSNPEFDEVMQQGRTTFDIEERARIYARAQEILLEDVPVFYAWDRPFIYVVTKDYQGYVNNIISLFQDLHNWTRVE
- a CDS encoding M24 family metallopeptidase, with product MPQLRLSDEEYLRRRRTILERLGERGITGLIAFGPNNVSYFSRFGFIATERPIAYILTRDTSALLVPRLELEHAETFALVDRVTAYPEYPGERHPMEFLKDILVDLGLSRAKIGVDSDGYGRIYGYRGPRVSELLPDAEVITVVDDIEYMQMINSEEELALIRESARWGNLAHTYLQEYCKVGVSETEISMRASYEATQAMIRTLGPEYRPMSWGRAGAHAGFRGQIGKDSAFPHAMTSNARLKPGDVLVTGAGASVWGYGSELERTMIMGEPTPEQERYFNLMLEAQTLALNTIKPGIPCSAVDKEVMRFFKEHNLEENWRHHTGHAKSTLVHEAPFLDVGDHRLIEVGMVFTVEPGIYVPGLGGFRHSDTVAVTPDGIEMITYYPRDLESLTIPI
- a CDS encoding TIGR03617 family F420-dependent LLM class oxidoreductase, which produces MKIETIIPDSAFEQIPALARRLEELGFDGLAQPELKHHPFVALALAAPVTQRLTLATSVAIAFPRSPMVVAYQAHDLQRLSRGRFVLGLGTQVKGHIERRFSTTWDSPGPRLREYVLALRAIWKTWQTGEPLDFQGRFYRFSLMTPEFDPGPIPYHPIPIEIAAVNAYNARLAGEIGDGLRVHPMTTPEYLRDVLWPLVREGAARSGRDLRGFRMVGGGFIATGAGESEVRTAREQARYRIAFYASTRTYLPVLEHHGWAELNPKLRRLIAENRWDQLASVIPDEVLDAFCISGTYDTIAKRVRERLEGLVDVLHVAPPADPLRPDERYLAAIAELKSITPASAMHGNDS
- a CDS encoding acyl-CoA dehydrogenase family protein, giving the protein MDLFYTQEDEEFRRRVRAWLEENLPKEPLETLEQQRAWHRAVYEAGFLGMGWPVEYGGRAARPMEQAIVGEEMARVQAPPTLNPLGIAIVGPTLIHHGTEAQKKRFLRNILTADEIWCQLFSEPNAGSDLASLRTRAVLEGDEFVINGQKVWTSGAHRADWGLLLARTDPDAPKHLGISCILVDMHSPGVEVRPLTQINGSNEFSEVFFHNVRVPAENLVGELNAGWQIAQTTLSYERGGNTLSRVSRYMAVFNRLVEAASELRRDGKRAIDDPVVRQKLGQMYAEIEVLRYGSLRILSRLEKGIRPGPESSITKLYYSEMEKRHYEFIFDILGPYGQLIEGVPAEYALKEGTAYGEPGSWAYHFAYSRAGTIFAGSSEIQKNILGERVLGLPKEVRADRLQAQQAAKAQAGGEGGS